TTTCATGaacatcattttttctttcttatattttacCTGTTGAcaataagaaagagaaacccAAGTTAAGTTTCACCAATACAAGACAAAACGTTCATTAGTTTTAGGGGTGTAGAGAAGCTTCTTACTTCAAggtcttttttgttttcgttgaCAATTAAATTAATGGGGAGAGATCCAGAGAACCAAAGGAAGTCCCATGCCACAGCTTTCTTCACCTTCACGGTCTGCCTAGGTccatctttcttcaaaatctttcttgatttgtttgcctttataagaaacaaatcacactCTCAAGTATTGCTATAATTAATACCACATTTGAATCATACAATGATAGGAAGAAAACCAGAAGTTGTCGCCCTGACTTGTCTATAACAAAGAATGGTATGTTGGTTGGATTGATGAAAAGTTCGTATGCTCCATCAGGAGGCACTCCTAATGTCAATTCTATGTTCATATGGCAAAGACCCTTTTTCATTGTCACCTTCAAacgcaaaaatagaaattttttatagACCTTTCATCTCTACTCTTATTCTTAAATCTAAAAGTATTGAGATTTTGTTAGCTGATTTGCTATTATTACCTTCACTTTTGGAGGGGGATCATACCATGGATGCTTCTTCTCTGCATCACTCCAAAGATTTAGTTGCTTAATCTCCTCATCATCTTCGGTATTATTAGTATCCATATCCGTATTCGAGTTAGATTTAACGTTCTCAGATCTCTTGGACTCGCCCTACAATTAACCGATATAAGTAGTTTATATAGATTGACTTTTTGGGTTCTCTGGTTGATGGAAATGAAACTAACCTTTGGGGGCTGTTGATTGTTCTGATTGATCCAGCCACCAAATCCAGGAAACACATTCATTTCACTATGAAAGCTTGGTCCACAAATGATACTTAtctaatcaaagaaaattgaGGAATTTGAGATTACAGCTTGGTTATGAAATTGAAAGAACATTGAGCTAGGGAGTGGTGGTGGGGGAGTGTACGTTAAATTTACGtagcaagaaaaaaataaagtggACAGTTCGATTTCTGTGAGTCTTGACGTACAAGCGAGAGCTACATAAAGGAAAAAGACTTCGAAGGTGTTATTATCTCATGAGCATTATGCTGTTTTCCAACTTCTCaaatctttgtaaatatttccatttttttcacAGCATGGACTAAATATCCTTTATTgacgaaaaaataattttcatcaTTGAACTTATTTTTCCAATCGACTTATTTTTCAGGAATAGGAGAGTCGAGTTGGACATACATTTGTATATAAGTAGATAGTATTGGTTATgtctgttttattttgttcattcaaATGAATGTAAttagttgttttatttttttcctatctGGATTCATATGCAAAATAATGagacttttcatttttatgtgtttttacaaaaaaaatctaatcaaGTGGTAACATCACTTTTGTGGATCATGATAACATATTTTCTAAGATCTTCTAGCAACATTTTGGTGATTTTGATGGTGATCCCACGGATGATCCAAGAAACCGGTGGCAGATTAAGAAGGGTAGAAGGCTAAAAGATAAGCTCCATTGTCACCATCGATGCAATTCTTCCTCGTCCGCCGCTACATTTTTTGTACTCTTCTTGACTATTCACCGACCTAGACCTGCAAAAGCGTTCCTGATCTACGTATAGTGGCTCGACTTTCCAGCTACCCTCAAACACTTTCATGaacttcattttctctttcatgAACTTCATGCAGTGGCTTAGACTTTACATCCCCAGGTTCCATAGCTGTAGTCTACAACAAGAAACATAATctaatttctatatttaaccgatatagtattttttatattttttgctGATATATTTGCTCTTACCTTACCAGGTTCATCATACCAAGGTTTTAGATTAGTGTCTTTCTCTGACACTGGACTAGATTTAACATTCTCAGATCTCCCAGATTCagcctacaacaacaaaaataatttataagatTCAGGTTCTTTGAATATTGATGGAATGAAACTGACCTCAGGACGTTGTTGAATATTCTGATTGATCCAGCCACCAAATCCAGGAAATACACTCATAATTCTCTTTGATATATTAAGTCCACAGACGAAACTTAACCTAATCTAATCAAAGGAAAATGACGACACAAAGCTGGTATCTATGGAAGTTTTAGGAATCTTAGATAAAGGCTTGATTCATATTTAGGCGAAATATAATACAACATGTAACTGAAAAAATGGTGTACGTATATGTGTTTACTTACCGTGCAACAAAGAAGTGCACAACTCCATTATCGTGAGTTCTTGACgtataagaaagaagatttgagGAGAATATCCGGTGATTTGGATTCAAAGTCATTTTAGATTTGTGCAAGATGAATTCTTCTTATTCTCCTCACACCAGCCTCAAAATCTTGATGAGAACGTGGGTGCTATAACTGCGGGTCTTCTTACTAATGTCCCTCATGCCTACGAGTTCAATGGTCTTGTCAATGGCGTGTTCTGTCTTTTAGGTCTGCCGCCAGTGTCCacatttgttatatataaccCGAGGACCAGAGAATCCATCACTTTACCCAAAATAAAGACGAAGAATCAGAAGATTATGCTGACTACAATATTGTGAGAAACATGATCATAAGACTTCAGATCCAAGGAATGGAAGAAGGTTAACGGTAAGCGATGTTATATCTTTCTAAACCATGTAGAGAACATTAAGCTTAAGCATTTTAGTACTTAACAACTTATTAGGGTTGGAGGCAGTGAGATGAGCATTCTCTTTTGGATTTATTACTGTTCAGCAAAACATagttgccttttttttttttttgaaatttaaactATATTTTCCTGATCTCATATCTGATTTTTATTGGAATATCAACTTAttgttaataatattaattctAGACTTATGTCGGTTAGAtcatcaaaagttttgttcAACAAAGGACGAGAGAGTTTTTCCATGGGGTATCTTTATTACTGGTAGGCTGGTAACGTTTAGGTAGTGAAATACTTCATTCAACACATTTTGTTATGCAAGGCATGGAGTATGGAATGGAGAGCATCGCGTTAGACCTAAGGTAATTCAGGTCCTAAAGTCAActggaattaaaaaaaaaaaaaattaagatgcTTATGCCTATATGCGTATTCgttgatcaaacaaaaaaaagatacatatGCGTATTCAAGTTATAGTTTTCCATGTTTCTTGCTTGTAAGTCTTTATAAAGTCGTTATCTAGACTTAGTCTCGCAACACGACACTCGCATGTTGAAGCATTTTGAGCAGGGTTATGGTGGTCCTGATGGTTATATCACGGATGAACCAAGAAAATGGTGGTAGATTTAAAAGGAGGATATGGCTGAAAGTATTGGTCCATTGTTACTTTCGATGCAATCCTTCCTTGTCCGCCACTACATGTTTTGTATTCTTGAAAACTCTTTGGCTCCTTATTATTGCACAAGCGTACTGAATCTACATATAGTGGCTCCACTTTATAGTTACCTTCGAATACTTTCATGaacatcattttctcttttttatattttgccTGTCCACAACAAGCAAGAAAAACGCAATTTAAACTTTatcaatacaaaacaaaattagtaatGCTTATATATCAAAGATAATTGTGAAGGGTCGagaaaagcttcttcttactgtaaattctttttggttttcatcCACAATTAGTTCTATCGGGATAGCTCCAGACCACCAAAGGAAGTCCCATGCCAAAGCTTGCTCCACCTTCACGATCTGCCTCCGTCCATCTTTCTTTAAAACCTTTCTTGATTTGTATTCCTTCATCAG
This sequence is a window from Arabidopsis thaliana chromosome 1 sequence. Protein-coding genes within it:
- a CDS encoding OBP32pep protein, putative (Domain of unknown function DUF220) (Domain of unknown function DUF220; FUNCTIONS IN: molecular_function unknown; INVOLVED IN: biological_process unknown; LOCATED IN: cellular_component unknown; EXPRESSED IN: petal, leaf whorl, sepal, flower, carpel; EXPRESSED DURING: 4 anthesis, petal differentiation and expansion stage; CONTAINS InterPro DOMAIN/s: Protein of unknown function DUF220 (InterPro:IPR003863); BEST Arabidopsis thaliana protein match is: Domain of unknown function (DUF220) (TAIR:AT1G23570.2); Has 139 Blast hits to 124 proteins in 10 species: Archae - 0; Bacteria - 0; Metazoa - 0; Fungi - 0; Plants - 139; Viruses - 0; Other Eukaryotes - 0 (source: NCBI BLink).); its protein translation is MNVFPGFGGWINQNNQQPPKGESKRSENVKSNSNTDMDTNNTEDDEEIKQLNLWSDAEKKHPWYDPPPKVKANKSRKILKKDGPRQTVKVKKAVAWDFLWFSGSLPINLIVNENKKDLEVKYKKEKMMFMKVFEGSWKIEPLYVDADRLCKNMKPKSREEYKKCSGGQGKIAPKVTMDQYFQPYPLLNLPPFSWYIRNITIKTTKTLLKMLQDRATILREIPYT
- a CDS encoding OBP32pep protein, putative (Domain of unknown function DUF220) (Domain of unknown function DUF220; CONTAINS InterPro DOMAIN/s: Protein of unknown function DUF220 (InterPro:IPR003863); BEST Arabidopsis thaliana protein match is: Domain of unknown function DUF220 (TAIR:AT1G23690.1); Has 147 Blast hits to 132 proteins in 11 species: Archae - 0; Bacteria - 0; Metazoa - 0; Fungi - 0; Plants - 147; Viruses - 0; Other Eukaryotes - 0 (source: NCBI BLink).), which codes for MNVFPGFGGWINQNNQQPPKGESKRSENVKSNSNTDMDTNNTEDDEEIKQLNLWSDAEKKHPWYDPPPKVKVTMKKGLCHMNIELTLGVPPDGAYELFINPTNIPFFVIDKSGRQLLANKSRKILKKDGPRQTVKVKKAVAWDFLWFSGSLPINLIVNENKKDLEVKYKKEKMMFMKVFEGSWKIEPLYVDADRLCKNMKPKSREEYKKCSGGQGKIAPKVTMDQYFQPYPLLNLPPFSWYIRNITIKTTKTLLKMLQDRATILREIPYT
- a CDS encoding uncharacterized protein (unknown protein; BEST Arabidopsis thaliana protein match is: unknown protein (TAIR:AT1G23640.1); Has 30201 Blast hits to 17322 proteins in 780 species: Archae - 12; Bacteria - 1396; Metazoa - 17338; Fungi - 3422; Plants - 5037; Viruses - 0; Other Eukaryotes - 2996 (source: NCBI BLink).), whose translation is MSVFPGFGGWINQNIQQRPEAESGRSENVKSSPVSEKDTNLKPWYDEPGKTTAMEPGDVKSKPLHEVHERENEVHESV